The Peribacillus sp. FSL E2-0218 genome contains a region encoding:
- the priA gene encoding primosomal protein N' — MDIASVIVDVPAKQTDREFDYRIPEKWKQVIMPGMRVIVPFGPRMVQGFVTGLKDESDFSKLRHIKEPMDLEPILNDELLRLGNWLTKEAMCFRISALQAMLPAAMKAKYEKVINVIEDKKDQLPPIIETLFGRNASLSWKEVIEGEYASLFQKELQNGNLELVYNVKNRLNKKTVRVIQPLLPASELKEMASGLSGQAKKQQELLLYFMEHQVPVPLKELLEVTHTSSSTVKSLVSKGALAELDQEIYRDPYENRVFQPSNPFTLTDEQAAALKPIQEKIHHDEHDVFLLYGVTGSGKTEVYLQAIATVIEKGEEAIMMVPEISLTPQTVKRFKERFGEQVAVMHSGLSVGEKYDEWRKIHRKEVKVVVGARSAVFAPFENLGLVIIDEEHESSYKQEETPRYHARDVAIERAKSHQCPVILGSATPTLESFARAKKDVYKLLTLSRRMNENALPAVDIVDMREELRTGNRSMFSELLFSKLKDRLEKGQQTVLMLNKRGHSSFVMCRSCGLVINCPNCDISLTYHRFNDIMKCHYCGFEEGMPSVCPECESEHIRFFGTGTQKVEEELAKILPEARVIRMDVDTTSKKGSHERLLNAFGEGKADILLGTQMIAKGLDFPNITLVGVLSADTMLHLPDFRSSEKTFQLLTQVSGRAGRHQLPGEVVIQTYTPEHYSIELAALQDYDAFYEREMDLRRKSHYPPYYYVVLITVSHEDLMKAVSVTEKITNYLGSRLNRDSIVLGPVASPISRINNRYRYQCLIKYKREPDLNQHLRTLLEHYQKETAQNHLQISIDLNPQIMM, encoded by the coding sequence ATGGATATTGCATCCGTGATTGTGGATGTACCCGCCAAACAAACCGATCGTGAATTTGATTACCGCATACCGGAAAAGTGGAAACAAGTCATCATGCCTGGCATGCGGGTCATTGTGCCATTCGGTCCAAGAATGGTCCAAGGATTCGTCACAGGTTTAAAAGATGAAAGCGATTTTTCGAAATTACGCCATATAAAAGAACCGATGGATTTGGAGCCGATCCTTAATGATGAATTGCTTCGGCTGGGGAACTGGTTGACCAAAGAGGCCATGTGCTTTAGAATTTCAGCGCTCCAAGCCATGCTTCCGGCAGCAATGAAAGCGAAATATGAAAAAGTGATCAATGTCATTGAAGATAAAAAGGATCAACTCCCGCCGATCATTGAAACACTTTTCGGAAGAAACGCTTCTTTGTCCTGGAAAGAGGTGATCGAAGGAGAGTATGCATCCCTTTTTCAAAAAGAACTCCAAAATGGCAATCTGGAGCTCGTTTATAATGTGAAAAACCGCCTTAATAAGAAAACGGTCCGTGTCATTCAACCGCTGCTTCCGGCCAGTGAACTGAAAGAAATGGCGTCGGGCCTATCCGGTCAAGCAAAAAAACAACAGGAACTGCTCCTTTACTTTATGGAACATCAAGTGCCTGTCCCGTTAAAAGAGCTGCTTGAAGTGACCCATACATCCAGCAGTACCGTCAAATCCCTTGTATCAAAAGGGGCATTGGCGGAACTGGATCAGGAAATATACCGTGATCCATATGAGAACCGTGTGTTCCAACCATCCAATCCTTTTACGCTAACAGATGAACAAGCGGCTGCCCTAAAGCCCATCCAAGAGAAAATACATCATGATGAGCATGATGTATTCCTTTTATACGGTGTGACCGGGAGCGGAAAGACGGAAGTGTATTTGCAGGCGATCGCCACCGTTATTGAAAAGGGGGAGGAAGCCATCATGATGGTACCTGAGATCTCCTTGACACCGCAAACGGTTAAAAGATTTAAGGAACGCTTTGGCGAGCAGGTCGCTGTCATGCACAGCGGTTTATCCGTAGGAGAAAAATATGATGAATGGCGGAAAATCCACCGCAAAGAAGTGAAAGTGGTAGTGGGCGCACGTTCAGCCGTGTTTGCCCCGTTTGAAAACCTGGGACTGGTGATCATTGATGAGGAGCATGAATCCAGCTATAAGCAAGAAGAAACGCCAAGGTACCATGCCAGGGATGTTGCCATTGAACGGGCAAAATCCCATCAGTGCCCAGTTATCCTTGGCAGTGCGACCCCTACACTCGAATCGTTTGCACGTGCCAAGAAGGACGTCTATAAACTATTGACACTGAGCCGGAGGATGAATGAAAATGCATTGCCGGCAGTCGATATTGTTGATATGAGGGAAGAACTAAGAACGGGAAATCGTTCGATGTTCTCGGAACTGCTCTTTAGCAAGCTGAAAGATCGGCTTGAAAAGGGGCAGCAAACGGTCTTGATGCTGAACAAACGGGGACATTCCTCCTTTGTGATGTGCCGAAGCTGCGGATTGGTCATCAATTGCCCTAATTGTGACATTTCACTCACCTATCATCGCTTTAATGATATAATGAAATGCCATTATTGCGGGTTTGAAGAGGGGATGCCTTCCGTTTGCCCGGAATGTGAAAGCGAACATATCCGATTCTTCGGTACGGGCACGCAAAAGGTTGAAGAAGAGTTAGCGAAAATCCTCCCTGAGGCGCGGGTCATTCGGATGGACGTAGATACGACGAGCAAAAAGGGCTCACATGAACGGCTGCTCAATGCCTTTGGAGAAGGAAAGGCTGATATATTGCTTGGCACACAAATGATTGCCAAGGGACTGGATTTCCCTAATATCACCCTGGTAGGTGTCCTTTCAGCTGATACGATGCTCCATCTGCCGGATTTCCGCTCGTCGGAAAAGACTTTTCAGCTGCTGACACAGGTCAGCGGCAGGGCGGGGCGTCATCAACTTCCGGGGGAAGTGGTCATCCAAACTTATACACCAGAGCACTACAGCATCGAACTTGCTGCCCTGCAGGATTATGATGCCTTTTATGAAAGGGAAATGGATCTCCGCAGGAAAAGTCATTATCCCCCGTATTATTACGTTGTCCTTATCACGGTTTCTCATGAAGATTTGATGAAGGCAGTGAGTGTCACCGAAAAAATTACCAATTATTTAGGTTCGCGATTGAATCGGGACTCAATCGTTCTAGGCCCAGTCGCTTCGCCGATCAGCCGAATCAACAATAGATATCGTTACCAATGTCTGATAAAATACAAACGAGAGCCGGACCTTAATCAACATTTACGAACGCTTTTGGAGCATTACCAAAAAGAAACGGCTCAAAATCACCTGCAGATTTCGATCGATTTAAATCCGCAGATCATGATGTGA
- the def gene encoding peptide deformylase, giving the protein MAILPIVLFPEKILQQKCDKVTSFDKKLAKLLNNMYETMVEADGVGLAAPQVGIKKQVAVVEIDEDSGHLELINPEVLETEGEQKGVEGCLSFPSLYGEVSRPYRIKVRAQDRKGSFFEIEAEDFLARALLHEIDHLQGVLFTSKVSRYITEEELEGYEEE; this is encoded by the coding sequence TTGGCTATTTTACCGATTGTTTTGTTTCCTGAAAAAATTTTACAACAAAAATGTGATAAAGTAACAAGTTTTGATAAAAAATTGGCAAAGCTGTTAAATAATATGTATGAAACGATGGTGGAAGCGGATGGCGTAGGGCTGGCTGCGCCGCAAGTCGGCATTAAAAAGCAAGTGGCCGTCGTTGAAATAGATGAAGATTCGGGTCACCTTGAATTGATCAATCCAGAAGTTCTGGAAACGGAAGGTGAGCAGAAGGGTGTGGAAGGTTGCCTTAGCTTTCCTAGCCTATATGGTGAAGTGTCCCGTCCTTACCGCATCAAAGTGCGCGCACAAGACCGAAAAGGGAGCTTTTTCGAGATAGAGGCGGAGGATTTCCTCGCAAGGGCACTTCTGCATGAGATCGATCATTTGCAAGGGGTTTTATTTACAAGTAAGGTTTCGCGCTATATTACAGAAGAAGAGTTAGAAGGGTATGAAGAAGAATGA
- the fmt gene encoding methionyl-tRNA formyltransferase, producing MTKIIFMGTPDFSVPVLKRIIDEGFDVIAVVTQPDRPVGRKKVLTPPPVKVEAEKQGIPVYQPEKIREKAELEKIIALGADLVVTAAFGQILPNELLEAPKYGCINVHASLLPELRGGAPIHYSILQGKEKTGITIMYMAEKLDAGDILTQAEVAIAEEDNVGTLHDKLSKVGSDLLAETLPKLINGELKATKQDEGKATFAPNIKRSEEKIDWSKTGGNIYNHVRGLNPWPVAYTTLNGSVLKIWKAGKLEYGSQEAPGTILEVQNDGFIVSTGNGTAILVTELQPSGKKKMPAKDYLRGAGSFIKAGMKLGEQNEAN from the coding sequence ATGACAAAAATTATCTTTATGGGGACACCGGATTTTTCAGTGCCGGTATTGAAAAGGATCATTGATGAAGGGTTTGACGTGATTGCAGTCGTCACGCAGCCGGATCGTCCCGTTGGCCGTAAAAAGGTGCTGACGCCCCCGCCGGTCAAGGTCGAAGCGGAAAAACAGGGAATTCCCGTTTATCAACCTGAAAAGATCCGTGAAAAAGCAGAATTGGAAAAGATCATCGCATTAGGTGCTGACCTTGTGGTGACCGCGGCGTTCGGGCAAATCCTCCCGAATGAATTGTTGGAAGCCCCTAAATACGGATGCATCAACGTACATGCCTCCTTGCTTCCAGAACTTCGCGGCGGCGCACCGATCCATTATTCAATATTGCAGGGAAAAGAAAAAACGGGTATCACCATCATGTATATGGCGGAAAAATTGGATGCCGGAGATATATTGACGCAAGCTGAAGTGGCCATCGCGGAAGAAGATAATGTGGGAACCCTGCATGATAAGTTAAGCAAGGTAGGTTCGGATTTGCTTGCGGAAACATTGCCGAAGCTTATCAATGGCGAACTGAAGGCAACCAAGCAAGATGAGGGCAAAGCGACCTTCGCTCCTAACATTAAACGTTCGGAGGAAAAAATCGACTGGTCGAAAACAGGGGGAAATATCTATAACCATGTACGCGGACTAAATCCATGGCCAGTTGCCTACACAACCTTAAACGGATCGGTCCTGAAAATTTGGAAGGCCGGTAAGCTTGAATACGGCAGCCAGGAAGCACCCGGCACAATTTTAGAAGTGCAAAATGATGGTTTCATCGTTTCGACAGGCAATGGAACGGCGATACTGGTTACAGAACTGCAGCCTTCAGGAAAGAAAAAAATGCCGGCGAAAGATTACTTGCGCGGCGCCGGGTCGTTCATTAAAGCAGGCATGAAGTTAGGAGAACAGAATGAAGCAAACTAA
- the rsmB gene encoding 16S rRNA (cytosine(967)-C(5))-methyltransferase RsmB: protein MKQTKKGVRDIALDILESVEKNQSYSNLLLNNLIKKHQLSPVDSGLLTEISYGTIQRKMTLDYFLSPYIKQPKKTQSWVINLLRLSVYQMVYLDKVPDHAIIFEAVEISKKRGHKGTSSMVNGVLRNIQRNGVPSLDAIKDDLERLSIEVSHPVWLIKRWVEQFGYEKTKEMCEVNLTAPLQTGRVNLKKISRNELMSILREEGYDVEASEVVPEAIVSYRGNLAHSESYKLGYLSIQDESSMLVAHALGANDNDAVLDCCAAPGGKTTHIAEGLTTGQVYALDLHEHKVKLIKEQAERLKLRNNIKTMALDSRKVQEHFNKEGFDRVLIDAPCSGLGVMRRKPDVKYTKTKDDIMKLSSIQKQLLEAAAPLVKQGGRLVYSTCTVDREENDQVAMSFLQDHPDFESDPSLSERMPESVQPFIEGNTLQVFPQYFSSDGFFIASFRKKVL from the coding sequence ATGAAGCAAACTAAAAAGGGAGTACGTGACATTGCTCTCGATATTTTGGAATCTGTAGAGAAAAACCAATCCTACAGTAACCTCTTATTAAACAACTTGATCAAAAAGCATCAATTATCCCCTGTTGACAGCGGTTTGCTTACGGAAATAAGCTATGGGACAATACAGCGTAAGATGACATTGGATTACTTTTTGAGCCCTTATATTAAACAGCCGAAAAAGACGCAAAGCTGGGTCATCAATCTGCTTAGGCTGTCTGTTTATCAAATGGTTTATTTAGATAAGGTGCCGGACCATGCGATCATCTTCGAGGCAGTTGAAATTTCCAAAAAACGCGGACATAAAGGGACATCTTCGATGGTCAATGGCGTGCTTCGCAACATCCAGAGAAATGGTGTTCCTTCCCTTGATGCCATCAAAGATGATCTTGAACGGCTCTCCATCGAAGTGAGTCATCCAGTCTGGTTGATCAAACGCTGGGTGGAGCAATTTGGTTATGAAAAAACCAAGGAAATGTGCGAAGTGAACTTAACGGCCCCATTGCAAACGGGACGGGTCAATTTAAAGAAGATTTCCCGCAATGAATTAATGAGCATATTAAGGGAAGAGGGATATGACGTCGAAGCAAGTGAAGTCGTCCCCGAAGCCATCGTCAGCTATAGAGGCAATCTTGCCCATTCAGAAAGTTATAAACTAGGCTACCTGTCGATCCAGGACGAAAGCTCGATGCTTGTTGCTCATGCTTTGGGGGCAAATGATAATGATGCTGTTCTCGATTGCTGTGCTGCTCCTGGAGGGAAAACGACCCATATTGCAGAAGGTCTGACGACTGGACAAGTCTATGCGCTGGATCTTCATGAGCATAAAGTCAAGCTCATCAAGGAGCAGGCAGAGCGGCTAAAACTGAGGAACAACATCAAGACTATGGCACTCGATAGCAGGAAAGTGCAGGAACACTTCAATAAAGAAGGGTTCGACCGGGTCTTGATCGATGCTCCGTGTTCAGGGTTGGGAGTCATGCGCCGGAAGCCTGATGTAAAGTACACAAAAACAAAAGATGATATAATGAAACTCTCAAGTATACAAAAGCAATTATTGGAAGCTGCCGCACCGCTGGTAAAGCAAGGCGGACGTTTAGTATATAGCACATGCACGGTGGATAGGGAAGAAAATGACCAAGTGGCCATGTCGTTTTTGCAAGACCACCCGGATTTCGAGAGCGATCCATCGCTGTCAGAAAGAATGCCCGAGAGCGTTCAGCCGTTTATCGAGGGCAATACGCTGCAAGTTTTTCCGCAATATTTTAGCAGTGACGGATTCTTTATTGCGAGTTTTAGAAAGAAGGTGCTGTAA
- the rlmN gene encoding 23S rRNA (adenine(2503)-C(2))-methyltransferase RlmN translates to MAEITKSSRVRKDTTPEKPSIYSLELHQIKEWIIQNGEKAFRAEQVYDWLYKKRVSSFEDMSNLSKSLRDKLESHFTFTTLKTLIQQTSNDGTMKFLFELHDGYSIETVLMRHEYGNSICVTTQVGCRIGCTFCASTLGGLKRNLEAGEIVAQVVKVQQALDEVEERVSSVVIMGIGEPFDNYDNMMSFLKNINHEKGLNIGARHITVSTSGIIPKIYKFAEESMQINFAVSLHAPNTELRSKLMPINKAYKLPDLIEAIKYYTEKTGRRVSFEYGLFGGENDTVEHAEELANLISGIKCHVNLIPVNYVPERNYVRTPRDQIFEFEKTLKKRGINVTIRREQGSDIDAACGQLRAKERKEETR, encoded by the coding sequence ATGGCAGAAATAACCAAATCATCCAGAGTAAGAAAAGACACAACACCAGAAAAACCATCCATCTATTCATTGGAGCTTCACCAAATTAAAGAATGGATCATTCAAAATGGCGAGAAGGCTTTCCGGGCCGAGCAAGTATACGATTGGCTTTATAAAAAGCGCGTCTCCAGCTTTGAAGATATGTCCAACCTATCGAAATCTTTACGCGATAAGCTGGAATCACATTTTACCTTCACTACCTTGAAAACGCTGATCCAGCAAACGTCAAATGATGGAACGATGAAGTTCTTATTTGAACTCCATGATGGATATTCGATTGAAACGGTATTGATGCGCCACGAATACGGAAACTCCATTTGCGTGACAACACAGGTTGGTTGTAGAATTGGTTGTACCTTCTGTGCATCGACACTGGGTGGATTGAAGCGAAACCTTGAAGCAGGCGAAATAGTTGCCCAAGTCGTTAAAGTGCAGCAAGCACTTGACGAAGTGGAAGAACGTGTCAGCTCAGTCGTCATCATGGGAATCGGGGAACCGTTCGATAACTACGATAATATGATGTCATTCTTGAAGAATATAAATCATGAAAAAGGCTTGAATATCGGGGCCCGTCATATTACCGTTTCTACAAGCGGGATCATTCCTAAAATCTATAAATTTGCAGAAGAGAGCATGCAAATCAACTTTGCGGTTTCCCTGCATGCACCAAACACGGAATTGAGAAGTAAATTGATGCCAATCAACAAGGCTTACAAACTTCCCGACTTGATTGAAGCCATAAAATACTATACTGAAAAAACAGGGCGCCGTGTAAGTTTTGAATATGGTCTATTCGGCGGGGAAAATGATACAGTCGAACACGCCGAAGAATTAGCCAATTTAATAAGCGGGATCAAATGCCATGTCAACTTAATTCCGGTTAACTATGTACCGGAACGCAACTATGTACGTACACCTCGGGATCAGATTTTTGAGTTTGAAAAAACATTGAAAAAGCGCGGTATCAATGTGACGATCCGAAGGGAACAAGGCAGTGATATCGACGCAGCCTGCGGCCAGCTTCGGGCCAAGGAGCGCAAAGAAGAGACGAGGTGA
- a CDS encoding Stp1/IreP family PP2C-type Ser/Thr phosphatase has translation MRAIFKTDRGKVRQHNEDNGGIFKNSEGVRLAIVADGMGGHRAGDVASAMTIDLLKKGWEESGGIETANDAEEWLKQQIFLVNHSLFEYAESHTECKGMGTTVVAAICTDTFATIANIGDSRCYLYNESGFKQVTEDHSLVNELVRSGQISKEDAENHPRKNVLLRALGTEKQVEMDITTVIFEESDLLLLCSDGLTNKVNEQELEETVTNGQPLEEKAKSLIDKANHYGGEDNITLVLVQFTDESESR, from the coding sequence TTGAGGGCGATATTTAAAACAGACCGTGGAAAAGTCCGGCAGCATAATGAAGATAATGGCGGAATCTTTAAAAACTCGGAAGGCGTTCGCCTTGCCATCGTTGCAGATGGCATGGGCGGCCACCGTGCCGGGGATGTGGCAAGTGCGATGACGATTGACCTTTTGAAAAAGGGATGGGAGGAATCCGGCGGGATCGAAACGGCAAATGATGCCGAGGAGTGGCTAAAACAGCAAATCTTCTTGGTCAATCATTCGCTTTTTGAATATGCCGAGTCACATACAGAGTGTAAGGGTATGGGGACCACCGTTGTTGCTGCAATATGTACTGATACATTTGCGACCATCGCCAATATCGGGGACAGTCGATGTTATTTGTACAATGAGAGTGGCTTTAAACAGGTTACGGAAGATCATTCACTCGTTAACGAATTGGTCCGTTCCGGGCAGATTTCGAAGGAAGATGCCGAGAACCATCCACGAAAAAATGTTTTATTACGAGCCTTGGGAACGGAAAAGCAAGTTGAAATGGACATCACGACGGTCATTTTCGAAGAAAGTGATTTATTGTTGCTTTGTTCGGATGGACTAACGAATAAAGTGAATGAACAGGAGCTTGAAGAAACGGTTACAAATGGGCAGCCTCTTGAAGAAAAGGCAAAATCATTAATAGACAAGGCCAATCACTACGGTGGGGAAGATAATATCACCCTTGTGCTTGTTCAATTTACTGATGAAAGCGAAAGCAGGTGA
- the pknB gene encoding Stk1 family PASTA domain-containing Ser/Thr kinase yields the protein MLIGRRINGRYKLIEMVGGGGMANVYLARDMILDRDVALKILRMDFNNDEEFIKRFNREAQSATSLAHPNIVSIYDVGEEDAIYYIVMEYVDGFTLKQYIQKYYPIPVDEALDIMKQITAAISHAHHNGIIHRDIKPQNILIDKEGTVKITDFGIALALSATNITQTNAVLGSVHYLSPEQARGGMANKKSDIYSLGIVMFELLTGRLPFSGESAVSIALKHLQSETPSPKRWNPEIPQSVENIILRATAKDSYYRYESVDSMEDDIRTSLNPERSNEQPFTIPEDHDATKAIPVITDDQLSSIDETIIRGPEKNTAVYADDAEDDSVEAMKVNKKQKKQKKQKMKTKQKDKKRKRMPAILVTIFLVLALLAVLSVTLGPSLLGPKEVTIPDLKGKELDDAITDLLNLDLVVGETIEIEDEEVEAGLVIKTNPKEGKTVKAGAKVDIYQSVGKETISLSNYEGRNYSDIKSLLDNMGFKNTIVTYKFDQSAAGTIIDQTPSGATEIVASETELELTVSKGEDLLSLKNLKGFNEAGLNDYSNESGIKIDVEEEVYDDSVEKGLVISQSPEPGTKVEKGSTVKVIVSKGKEEIPPKTVTEKIKIEYDPVEPGKAQKVQIFIEDINNSMTEPKESFFIVEDAKRTIELTVSQDKKAGYKVMRDNQVIIDKAVSYPD from the coding sequence ATGTTGATTGGCAGAAGAATCAACGGCCGTTATAAACTGATCGAGATGGTCGGCGGCGGTGGCATGGCGAATGTTTACCTTGCAAGGGATATGATTTTGGATAGGGATGTTGCGTTGAAAATCCTTCGCATGGACTTCAACAATGACGAAGAATTCATCAAGCGCTTCAACCGGGAAGCTCAATCGGCAACCAGTTTGGCCCATCCCAATATCGTAAGTATTTATGATGTTGGAGAAGAAGATGCCATCTATTATATCGTCATGGAATATGTGGACGGCTTTACACTTAAGCAATACATACAAAAATATTATCCGATTCCAGTTGATGAAGCCTTGGATATCATGAAGCAGATTACGGCAGCGATTTCCCATGCCCACCATAATGGGATCATCCATCGTGACATCAAGCCACAGAACATATTGATCGATAAAGAAGGAACTGTCAAGATAACAGACTTTGGAATTGCCTTGGCCTTGAGTGCAACCAACATTACTCAGACGAACGCCGTCTTGGGTTCCGTCCATTACTTATCTCCGGAACAGGCAAGGGGCGGCATGGCCAATAAGAAATCGGATATATACTCCCTTGGCATCGTCATGTTTGAATTGCTGACGGGTAGATTGCCTTTTTCCGGTGAATCAGCCGTGTCGATAGCGCTTAAACATTTACAATCGGAAACCCCTTCGCCCAAACGGTGGAACCCTGAAATACCCCAGAGTGTAGAAAATATTATTTTGAGGGCGACAGCGAAGGATTCATATTACCGATATGAAAGCGTAGATTCAATGGAAGATGACATTCGTACGTCGTTGAATCCTGAGCGTTCAAATGAGCAGCCCTTTACGATACCGGAAGACCATGATGCAACGAAAGCGATACCTGTCATCACGGATGATCAGCTCTCGAGTATTGATGAGACGATTATAAGAGGGCCGGAGAAAAATACGGCAGTCTATGCAGACGATGCTGAAGATGACTCGGTCGAAGCCATGAAAGTGAACAAAAAACAAAAGAAACAGAAAAAACAAAAAATGAAGACGAAACAAAAGGACAAAAAACGGAAGAGAATGCCAGCTATTTTGGTAACCATCTTTTTAGTCCTCGCACTGCTTGCTGTCTTATCTGTCACGTTAGGACCATCCCTTTTGGGCCCGAAGGAAGTGACGATCCCTGACCTTAAAGGGAAGGAATTGGATGATGCAATTACTGATTTGCTTAATCTGGATTTGGTCGTCGGAGAAACCATTGAGATCGAGGATGAAGAGGTTGAAGCGGGACTGGTGATCAAAACCAACCCGAAGGAAGGGAAAACCGTCAAGGCAGGTGCAAAGGTCGATATCTATCAAAGTGTAGGTAAAGAAACGATATCGCTTTCCAACTATGAAGGCCGGAATTACTCGGATATTAAATCCCTGCTTGATAATATGGGATTCAAAAACACGATCGTGACCTACAAATTTGATCAAAGTGCTGCCGGTACCATCATAGATCAGACGCCATCGGGCGCAACTGAAATCGTCGCTTCCGAAACGGAACTTGAGTTAACTGTAAGCAAAGGGGAAGATTTATTGAGCCTGAAAAATCTCAAGGGGTTCAATGAAGCCGGCCTAAATGATTATTCCAATGAAAGCGGAATAAAGATCGATGTGGAAGAAGAGGTATACGATGATTCCGTCGAGAAGGGACTGGTCATTTCCCAGTCGCCTGAACCGGGTACTAAGGTGGAAAAAGGCAGTACGGTGAAAGTCATCGTCTCAAAAGGGAAAGAAGAGATCCCCCCCAAGACCGTAACGGAGAAAATCAAGATTGAATATGATCCAGTTGAACCTGGCAAAGCGCAAAAAGTGCAAATTTTCATTGAGGATATCAATAATAGCATGACGGAGCCTAAGGAATCATTCTTTATCGTGGAAGATGCCAAGCGAACGATCGAATTGACGGTTTCCCAGGATAAGAAAGCAGGCTATAAAGTCATGAGGGACAATCAGGTCATCATCGACAAAGCTGTCTCTTATCCCGACTAA
- the rsgA gene encoding ribosome small subunit-dependent GTPase A, producing the protein MPEGKIIKALSGFYYVLDGEEVFQCRGRGVFRKNKVTPLVGDYVVFQAENKTDGTVTEIKPRKNELIRPQISNVDQAILVFSAVEPDFSPALLDRFLVLIEDNEIEPIIVVTKLDLVTSETRTKLTQYINDYRKLGYTVLETSSVTTGGIEELVPYLEGKTSVFAGQSGVGKSSLLNAINPELALKTDDISSHLGRGKHTTRHVELIHIGSGLVADTPGFSSLEFMEMEAERLSYCFPEMHKHGEDCKFRACLHDKEPRCAVKEAVASGEIPQYRYEHYMQFLEEIRDRKPRY; encoded by the coding sequence ATGCCCGAAGGAAAAATTATTAAAGCACTTAGCGGATTTTATTATGTGCTTGATGGGGAAGAAGTTTTTCAATGCCGCGGACGGGGCGTGTTCAGGAAAAATAAGGTAACTCCGCTCGTTGGTGATTATGTGGTGTTCCAGGCGGAAAATAAAACCGATGGGACCGTTACCGAAATAAAACCGCGAAAGAATGAATTGATCCGTCCGCAAATTTCAAATGTAGATCAAGCCATCCTCGTCTTTTCGGCAGTGGAACCTGACTTCAGTCCGGCGCTGCTCGATCGTTTCCTCGTATTGATCGAAGATAACGAAATCGAGCCCATTATCGTCGTGACGAAACTGGACTTGGTCACTTCTGAAACCCGGACGAAATTGACACAGTACATCAATGATTATCGCAAACTTGGGTATACGGTATTGGAAACATCCTCGGTTACCACAGGAGGCATTGAAGAACTTGTTCCTTATTTAGAGGGGAAAACGAGTGTATTTGCCGGTCAGTCAGGAGTTGGAAAATCGTCTTTGCTAAACGCAATCAACCCTGAACTGGCTTTAAAGACGGATGACATTTCGTCACATCTTGGACGGGGGAAACATACTACGCGTCATGTAGAATTGATTCATATCGGCTCCGGCCTTGTCGCGGATACGCCTGGTTTCAGTTCACTCGAATTCATGGAAATGGAAGCTGAACGGCTATCCTATTGCTTCCCCGAAATGCATAAGCATGGAGAGGACTGTAAGTTCAGGGCTTGTTTGCACGATAAAGAACCGAGGTGTGCCGTGAAGGAAGCGGTCGCTTCCGGGGAAATCCCGCAATATCGCTATGAGCATTATATGCAATTCCTGGAAGAAATCAGAGATAGAAAGCCGAGGTATTGA
- the rpe gene encoding ribulose-phosphate 3-epimerase, with amino-acid sequence MVKIAPSILSADFAKLGEEILDVERGGADFIHVDVMDGQFVPNITIGPLIVEAIRPVTKLPLDVHLMIEQPDRYIEAFAKAGADYITVHAEACTHLHRTIQLIKSFGLKAGVVLNPATPASLLQPIIEDIDMVLLMTVNPGFGGQKFITSVLPKIAEVKAMADNHNQDLEIEIDGGVNEETAKLCIEQGATVLVAGSAIYNQADRRAAIQRIRGN; translated from the coding sequence ATGGTTAAAATTGCACCTTCGATTTTATCAGCAGACTTTGCAAAATTGGGAGAAGAAATCCTTGATGTGGAAAGAGGCGGGGCGGATTTTATTCATGTGGATGTCATGGATGGGCAGTTCGTTCCGAATATTACCATCGGACCGTTAATAGTGGAAGCCATTCGGCCTGTGACTAAACTGCCGCTAGACGTTCATCTTATGATCGAACAACCGGACCGTTATATCGAGGCGTTCGCAAAAGCTGGAGCCGACTATATAACGGTGCATGCAGAGGCCTGTACGCATCTGCACCGAACGATCCAGTTAATTAAATCATTCGGCCTCAAGGCAGGGGTGGTGCTTAATCCAGCCACGCCAGCGTCCTTGCTCCAACCTATAATCGAAGATATTGATATGGTGCTGTTGATGACGGTTAACCCAGGCTTCGGCGGGCAAAAGTTCATCACATCCGTATTGCCAAAAATCGCTGAAGTTAAGGCGATGGCGGACAACCATAATCAGGATCTGGAGATAGAGATTGATGGCGGAGTCAATGAAGAAACGGCGAAACTATGTATTGAACAAGGGGCGACGGTCCTTGTGGCCGGGTCAGCAATATATAATCAGGCAGATCGCCGTGCAGCGATTCAAAGAATTCGGGGAAATTGA